In Candidatus Fusobacterium pullicola, the genomic window CCTTAAAAAAAGAGTTTCCAAATTCTGAATTTGGGATAGCTGGATTTTCTATGGGAGGATATGGAGCTTTTAAATTAGGACTTAAGCATTTGAACACTTTTAAAGTTATAGGTAGTTTCTCAGGAGCTATAAGTATAGTAAGAATGAGTGTTAATAGACGTGTTATTAGAATTTTTAATCTTCTATATATACCAAAATTTTTATTTAAAAGTGAGGATAAATTACATTTTTTAAAAGTTTTTAGCTCATGGGGATATAAAATTTTAAAAGAAGATCCATATACTATAATAAAAAAAATAGGTAGTTCAGAGTATAAAGATAGATTTTTTTATACGAGTGTTGGTGAAAATGATATAGAAACTCATCTTATGTTACAACAGTGGCTAGATACTGTTGGAAGAATGAAAAAACATAACTATAATTTTATAGGTTATCTTTGTAAAAATGAGACTCATACTTGGGAGTATGTAGCAAGAGATTTAAAAAATTTTTTAGTGTATTTTAATGAAAAAATTAAAAGATAGATTTATTTAAAAAAGAGGGAAAACTAAAAAAATTATATATTTTTTACAGTTTTCCTTTTTTATTTATATGTTTATAGTTTTAATTAAGGAGTCAAAATGAAGAAAAGAATTAGAGAGATAATAGTAGTTGAAGGAAGAGATGATATATCAGCTGTTAAAGCTGCTGTAGATGCTGAGATTATACAGGTAAATGGGTTTGCTGTAAGGAAAAAAGAGAATATAGATAGAATAAGAGTTGCTGAAAAAAATAGAGGGATAATAATTTTAACAGATCCAGATTATGCTGGAAATGAGATTAGAAAGTATATCCATAAATTTTTTCCAGAAGCAAAAGATGCTTATATAAGAAGAATAGAGGGAACAAAAGATGGAGATATAGGTGTAGAGAATGCTTCTCCAGAAGCTATAATAAATGCTTTAGAAAAAGCTAGATGTACAGTTTCAGAAGAACTACAAGAGAGTTTTACCATGAGTTATCTTATA contains:
- the rnmV gene encoding ribonuclease M5, which encodes MKKRIREIIVVEGRDDISAVKAAVDAEIIQVNGFAVRKKENIDRIRVAEKNRGIIILTDPDYAGNEIRKYIHKFFPEAKDAYIRRIEGTKDGDIGVENASPEAIINALEKARCTVSEELQESFTMSYLIECGLVGGEEASERREKVGGRLGIGYSNGKQFLSKLNRYGITREEFEEALTFVNSSN
- a CDS encoding esterase codes for the protein MTEFFIILVSLIVIFYIVTYPYPFKLVRKVCRVLSFKEITYIENKDFNYADISPKELSDKLIIEKRVIDSKKYINEDLEYIVIKNRDEEKENLPCLILLHGLRDCANDWLERGRVRENYITLLKDKKIDKLNIVLLNSGYKGMGWYTNFYEDRNHQYENCIIQEIVPALKKEFPNSEFGIAGFSMGGYGAFKLGLKHLNTFKVIGSFSGAISIVRMSVNRRVIRIFNLLYIPKFLFKSEDKLHFLKVFSSWGYKILKEDPYTIIKKIGSSEYKDRFFYTSVGENDIETHLMLQQWLDTVGRMKKHNYNFIGYLCKNETHTWEYVARDLKNFLVYFNEKIKR